From the Candidatus Woesearchaeota archaeon genome, one window contains:
- a CDS encoding Lrp/AsnC family transcriptional regulator, whose translation MKNSQILSCLRNNARMSLMQISKKTGIPISTIHDRIKGEEGNAILRYTSLLDFSKLGYSNRATILLKVDRKDREELSLFLFQHPLINSAYKVSNGFDFIAEGIFQNVKSLHEFIDKVEERFTMQDIKTHFVLEDLKRECFLSDDEDSTVKN comes from the coding sequence ATGAAAAACAGCCAGATCCTTTCCTGCTTGCGAAACAATGCTCGCATGAGCTTAATGCAGATCAGTAAGAAAACAGGAATACCCATCTCAACGATTCATGACCGGATTAAGGGAGAAGAAGGAAACGCTATTCTACGATACACCTCCTTACTCGATTTTTCCAAACTAGGGTATTCCAATAGAGCTACCATTCTGTTAAAAGTAGATCGGAAAGACAGGGAAGAACTTTCCCTCTTCTTGTTTCAGCATCCGTTGATAAACTCAGCGTACAAGGTCAGCAATGGGTTTGATTTTATTGCTGAAGGAATCTTTCAGAATGTGAAATCACTCCATGAATTTATTGATAAGGTAGAAGAACGGTTTACTATGCAGGATATAAAAACACACTTTGTTCTTGAAGATTTAAAGCGAGAATGTTTTCTGTCAGATGACGAAGACTCTACGGTAAAGAACTAG
- a CDS encoding Lrp/AsnC family transcriptional regulator — MKKTCTMQLTPNEEILLTYLRRNARASLTSMARGTHIPLSTVSNTIKRLKEMVIVRYTTFVDFGKLGYPISVQFIIESNQDKKGEEFLMNSLSVNSLSRLSELYGFLVTCVFKDVKEKTDFKEKLESLGIRVIEEIFIIETIKKEEFVQNIHQSLTSCSFP; from the coding sequence ATGAAGAAGACCTGCACCATGCAACTAACACCCAATGAAGAAATATTGTTAACGTATCTTAGGCGTAACGCTAGAGCGAGCTTAACCAGTATGGCTCGAGGTACTCATATTCCCCTCTCTACAGTATCCAACACTATCAAAAGATTAAAAGAGATGGTGATTGTCAGGTATACAACATTCGTCGATTTTGGAAAACTCGGTTATCCCATCAGTGTTCAGTTTATTATCGAATCGAACCAAGACAAAAAGGGAGAAGAGTTTCTTATGAACAGTCTCTCAGTAAATTCTTTATCAAGACTCAGCGAGCTCTATGGCTTTCTCGTTACATGTGTCTTTAAAGACGTCAAAGAGAAAACGGATTTTAAGGAAAAACTTGAATCGCTTGGGATAAGAGTTATTGAAGAGATCTTCATTATTGAGACCATTAAAAAGGAAGAATTCGTACAGAATATTCATCAAAGTCTTACCTCTTGTTCCTTTCCTTGA
- a CDS encoding putative DNA binding domain-containing protein — translation MKFKESQTVELKESLARLNDALETICSFLNHRGGTVYFGVKDKDGKVIGTTVSDTSLRKISQQIHQRIKPEFNPQIRELQVEGKSIIEVKIPQGPNKPYFLNGIAYRKVGTEKRIIPPDDLKKMIFEQKQTKWDEEICKSASLQDIDERAINVFRERYEEINKISVKGSNTELLKSLKCIRVINKKVRITNAGILLFGKEPKAFFPMDYITMVRYPGEEKAQTYSDIKDIYGNLFDIVDSTDEYIRQHIQEISQVVAGSLARKVIPQYPYFAIRELITNAVVHRDYSNMGSRIIIRMFKDRIEFNSPGGLPANVTPQNIVHEQYSRNPVIADVFNRVKFIEKLGEGWDKNY, via the coding sequence ATGAAATTTAAAGAAAGCCAGACAGTTGAACTGAAAGAGTCCTTAGCAAGATTAAATGATGCTTTAGAGACAATTTGCTCTTTTTTGAACCATAGGGGAGGAACAGTCTACTTCGGTGTAAAAGATAAAGACGGAAAAGTTATTGGTACTACTGTCAGCGACACTAGCTTGCGAAAAATTTCACAACAGATCCATCAGCGGATCAAGCCAGAATTTAACCCTCAGATAAGAGAATTACAAGTAGAGGGTAAATCAATTATTGAAGTAAAGATTCCACAGGGCCCTAATAAACCTTATTTTCTGAATGGTATTGCTTATAGGAAGGTTGGTACTGAGAAAAGAATCATTCCTCCTGACGATCTGAAGAAGATGATCTTTGAGCAAAAACAGACTAAATGGGATGAAGAAATATGTAAGAGTGCCAGTTTACAAGACATTGATGAAAGGGCAATCAATGTATTCAGGGAAAGGTATGAAGAGATAAATAAGATCTCAGTAAAGGGGTCTAATACGGAATTACTTAAATCACTCAAATGCATAAGGGTAATCAACAAAAAGGTAAGGATTACCAACGCTGGTATTCTCTTATTCGGAAAAGAACCAAAGGCGTTCTTTCCTATGGATTATATTACCATGGTAAGATATCCTGGAGAGGAAAAAGCACAAACATATTCTGACATTAAGGATATTTATGGGAATTTATTTGATATTGTTGATTCTACAGACGAGTATATACGACAACACATTCAAGAGATTTCACAAGTGGTTGCAGGAAGTCTTGCGAGAAAAGTAATCCCGCAATACCCTTATTTCGCTATTAGGGAGCTGATAACGAATGCCGTTGTCCATAGAGATTATTCTAACATGGGTTCTAGAATAATTATTAGGATGTTTAAAGACAGAATAGAGTTTAATTCTCCAGGTGGTTTACCTGCTAATGTAACTCCTCAAAATATCGTGCATGAGCAATATTCAAGAAATCCAGTTATTGCAGATGTTTTTAATAGAGTTAAGTTTATAGAAAAATTAGGTGAGGGCTGGGATAAGAATTATTGA
- a CDS encoding site-specific integrase, translating into MKLDPHKSREKHENWKKKGYPLGGLSTFNAQLLIEYLSDMEQGYNTLGKKPVKPIRLINLRLRLHWILNQFQHVYKKNKVTNITQREAVSFFNDSMRNGKITTRTGKVYTSVDSYAKAFTAFWHWYQRRENEKGNTVKDITTYIDKSPPVDSTFVYFTIDDLRKMAERAKYEYRVLMWFLFDTGMRAPTELMNIKIEDLTLMERGDDYELNIRDEISKTFGRRIKLLLCSQQIKDYIKDKNLQPTMYLFPIVPRVVNQYFKNLAVKTLGNVKTKAGKMTSELTMYDFRHSSACYWLPRYKNESALKYRFGWKNNQMVHHYTKLLGMSDTITKEDMLIDATRSDLEQQLAREKQEREIMNEKLDAQSKQLENVQTMFLKALAAMNAQDAKEKLTPDVLKKFLEIKEQEVRPQ; encoded by the coding sequence ATGAAATTAGACCCACATAAAAGCAGAGAAAAACATGAGAACTGGAAGAAGAAAGGTTACCCATTAGGGGGTCTTTCGACGTTCAATGCTCAGTTGTTAATAGAATATCTTTCTGATATGGAGCAAGGTTACAATACCCTCGGTAAAAAGCCCGTAAAACCTATTCGATTAATAAACCTGCGTCTCAGGTTGCATTGGATTTTAAACCAATTTCAACATGTTTATAAGAAGAATAAAGTCACGAACATTACCCAACGTGAAGCGGTTTCTTTCTTTAATGACTCCATGCGGAATGGAAAGATTACCACAAGAACGGGAAAAGTTTACACGTCTGTTGACAGCTATGCAAAGGCATTTACTGCTTTCTGGCATTGGTATCAGCGACGAGAAAACGAAAAGGGAAATACGGTGAAGGATATTACTACGTACATCGATAAATCACCTCCGGTTGATTCAACGTTTGTTTATTTTACGATCGATGATCTGCGAAAAATGGCAGAGCGTGCCAAATATGAATACCGCGTGCTCATGTGGTTTCTTTTTGATACAGGAATGCGTGCACCAACCGAACTGATGAATATCAAAATTGAGGATTTAACGTTAATGGAACGAGGAGACGACTATGAACTCAACATAAGGGACGAGATTTCTAAAACCTTTGGAAGACGAATAAAACTGTTATTATGTTCTCAACAGATTAAGGATTATATTAAAGATAAGAATCTCCAGCCAACGATGTACCTTTTTCCGATTGTTCCTCGTGTGGTCAATCAATATTTCAAAAACTTAGCAGTAAAGACACTAGGGAATGTAAAAACAAAGGCAGGGAAAATGACTTCTGAACTAACCATGTATGATTTCAGGCATTCCTCTGCTTGTTACTGGTTACCGAGATATAAAAACGAAAGCGCCTTGAAATATCGTTTTGGATGGAAGAACAATCAGATGGTTCACCACTACACAAAACTCCTTGGGATGAGTGATACGATTACGAAGGAAGATATGCTTATAGATGCCACTAGAAGCGACCTTGAACAGCAGTTGGCAAGAGAGAAACAAGAGCGAGAGATCATGAATGAAAAATTAGATGCGCAAAGTAAGCAATTGGAGAACGTACAAACGATGTTTCTGAAAGCACTGGCTGCAATGAATGCTCAAGATGCAAAGGAGAAACTCACACCAGATGTCTTAAAGAAGTTTTTAGAAATAAAGGAACAAGAGGTAAGACCTCAATGA
- the ftsZ gene encoding cell division protein FtsZ translates to MDFNAKQATAQNELKEVGQAYIKVIGVGGAGSNMVNWLYNKGVKGAEIIACNTDQQHLELTCADRKFLIGQSLTRGLGCGGYPQKGTQAAQESIQQLKESLQGSDMVFICAGMGGGTGTGAAPVVAKIAKDTGGIVIGTVTMPFKVERARIDKAEFGLQQLREVSDTVIVVDNNRLVQIAGNLPVQQAFAVANELVATMIRGIVETIAVPSLVNLDYADVKAIMTDGGVAAIGVGASDTNNRVEEAVTGALSNPLLDINYEGATGALIHIEGGPDLTLEEVSRVGDLVTANLDQDANVIWGARINDDMKGRVCVMTIITGVSSPWILGKHHQQKQQAREREQFSDELGISFI, encoded by the coding sequence ATGGATTTCAACGCAAAGCAAGCTACGGCTCAAAATGAGCTTAAGGAAGTCGGACAAGCCTATATAAAGGTTATTGGTGTTGGTGGGGCAGGGAGTAACATGGTTAACTGGCTCTACAACAAAGGTGTCAAGGGAGCAGAAATTATCGCATGTAATACTGATCAGCAGCATCTTGAACTTACCTGTGCCGATCGTAAATTCCTCATAGGACAAAGCCTAACCAGAGGCCTTGGCTGTGGCGGGTACCCACAGAAAGGAACACAGGCTGCACAGGAGAGCATCCAGCAGCTTAAGGAGAGCCTTCAAGGATCTGATATGGTCTTTATCTGCGCAGGAATGGGCGGTGGTACAGGAACAGGAGCTGCTCCTGTCGTTGCTAAAATCGCAAAAGACACGGGCGGTATTGTTATAGGTACCGTAACCATGCCCTTCAAGGTTGAACGTGCACGTATTGATAAGGCAGAGTTCGGACTCCAGCAATTGCGTGAAGTCTCTGACACGGTTATTGTTGTCGACAACAATCGCCTGGTACAAATCGCAGGAAACTTACCAGTACAACAGGCCTTTGCTGTTGCCAATGAACTTGTTGCAACCATGATTCGAGGAATCGTTGAAACCATTGCTGTGCCAAGCCTCGTTAACCTTGATTACGCTGATGTCAAAGCTATCATGACGGATGGGGGTGTTGCTGCAATTGGTGTTGGCGCATCCGATACCAACAACAGAGTCGAGGAAGCGGTAACAGGCGCATTAAGTAACCCCTTACTGGACATCAATTACGAGGGAGCAACTGGAGCTTTAATTCACATTGAAGGTGGCCCAGACTTAACCCTCGAAGAAGTCAGTAGGGTTGGAGATCTTGTTACTGCCAACCTTGATCAAGATGCCAACGTGATCTGGGGCGCTCGTATCAACGACGACATGAAAGGAAGGGTGTGTGTTATGACAATAATCACCGGAGTGAGCAGCCCTTGGATCCTTGGCAAGCATCACCAACAGAAGCAGCAAGCCCGCGAGCGCGAACAGTTTAGTGATGAATTAGGCATAAGCTTCATTTAA
- a CDS encoding phosphoribosylaminoimidazolesuccinocarboxamide synthase yields the protein MITDANIHKQLLYTLKETHFDQLGKRYEGKVRDNYSNERKQERTIVTTDRISAFDVVLGTIPFKGQVLNQMALFWFAHTTDIINNHVLSSPDPNVMVVRELTSFPVEMVVRGYLTGVTKTSVWYNYSNGVRLFCGNKLPEGMKKDQRFAKPMLTPTTKAEKGGHDESISPEEIVQRGLIDRETFAQLTSVSFQLFERGTALAAKQGIILVDTKYEFGYYEEKDVQGKKRKVICLMDEIHTPDSSRFWFADEYKERFTKGLEQKKIDKEYVRKWYADQGYIGDGAPPQLQDDIRVEAAKRYIQAYELITGQIFSADVGDVIGRIKRNLGIK from the coding sequence ATGATTACTGATGCAAATATACACAAGCAGTTACTATATACACTCAAGGAAACTCATTTTGACCAATTAGGAAAAAGATACGAGGGGAAAGTACGTGACAATTATAGTAACGAGAGAAAGCAAGAGCGGACTATTGTTACGACGGACAGAATCTCTGCATTTGACGTGGTTTTAGGGACCATTCCTTTCAAAGGTCAGGTGCTCAACCAAATGGCATTGTTTTGGTTTGCGCATACCACAGACATTATCAATAACCATGTTTTGAGCTCACCAGATCCTAATGTCATGGTCGTGCGTGAACTTACGTCTTTTCCTGTTGAAATGGTTGTTCGTGGTTATCTCACCGGGGTTACCAAAACATCGGTGTGGTACAACTATAGCAATGGTGTTCGTTTGTTTTGTGGAAATAAACTCCCTGAAGGGATGAAAAAAGATCAGAGGTTTGCCAAGCCCATGTTAACTCCGACAACAAAGGCAGAAAAGGGTGGTCATGATGAATCGATTAGTCCGGAAGAGATTGTCCAGCGAGGGCTTATTGATAGAGAAACGTTTGCGCAACTAACATCGGTAAGCTTTCAATTGTTTGAACGCGGAACAGCACTTGCAGCCAAACAGGGTATTATTCTTGTAGACACTAAGTATGAGTTTGGTTATTATGAAGAAAAAGATGTTCAGGGAAAGAAGCGAAAGGTTATTTGCTTAATGGATGAAATTCATACCCCAGATTCTTCACGCTTCTGGTTTGCCGATGAATACAAAGAGCGATTTACCAAGGGATTGGAACAGAAGAAAATTGATAAAGAGTACGTCAGAAAATGGTATGCTGATCAGGGGTATATTGGTGATGGAGCCCCTCCGCAACTTCAAGATGATATCCGTGTCGAGGCAGCCAAACGGTATATCCAGGCGTATGAGCTTATCACTGGACAGATCTTTTCAGCTGATGTCGGTGATGTAATCGGAAGGATCAAAAGAAATCTTGGAATAAAGTAA
- a CDS encoding MGMT family protein produces the protein MPTPFEESVYALLRQVPAGKVTTYKALAEALGTKAYRAIGTALHKNPYAPEVPCHRVVTSTGFVGGFAHGTPQKIAMLQKEGITIDQNGYLDLSAYFFTVKP, from the coding sequence ATGCCAACACCCTTTGAAGAAAGCGTCTATGCATTACTTCGTCAGGTTCCTGCAGGGAAGGTAACCACGTACAAGGCATTAGCAGAAGCATTAGGGACAAAGGCATATCGTGCTATAGGAACTGCGCTTCACAAAAACCCATACGCTCCGGAAGTTCCCTGTCATCGTGTTGTTACGAGTACAGGATTTGTTGGCGGCTTTGCCCATGGCACACCCCAAAAAATAGCTATGCTACAGAAGGAGGGCATTACCATTGACCAGAACGGGTATCTTGATCTGTCAGCATATTTTTTCACGGTTAAACCTTAA
- a CDS encoding nucleotidyltransferase domain-containing protein codes for MSRNNYNLAIVEALLKSENHIRALAKLLHTNQTTIARKVDQLCKENIVDFKYEGRNKVIFVKKTLEAKQFAYTVEANKLLIILKKYPILRRIIEEIKKHEKISLAVLFGSYAKGTANKESDIDVYVDTPDNKVKEEIESIYSKISVKRGKYNPENLLIKEIEKNHVIIKGVEIYYEKNRFFG; via the coding sequence ATGTCACGTAATAATTACAACCTTGCCATTGTTGAAGCACTCTTGAAATCGGAAAACCATATCAGAGCACTGGCTAAGCTTCTCCACACTAACCAGACGACTATTGCAAGGAAGGTCGACCAACTCTGCAAAGAGAATATAGTAGATTTTAAGTATGAAGGCAGGAACAAAGTGATTTTCGTTAAGAAAACATTAGAGGCAAAGCAATTTGCATATACCGTAGAAGCAAATAAACTCTTGATTATTCTGAAAAAATATCCAATCCTCCGAAGAATTATAGAGGAAATTAAGAAACATGAGAAAATATCACTTGCAGTACTTTTTGGCTCATATGCTAAAGGAACTGCTAACAAAGAAAGTGACATTGACGTCTATGTAGACACTCCTGACAACAAAGTAAAAGAAGAAATAGAATCTATATACTCAAAGATTAGTGTCAAAAGGGGGAAGTATAATCCAGAAAATCTATTAATAAAAGAGATAGAGAAGAATCATGTTATTATTAAGGGAGTTGAAATCTACTATGAGAAAAATAGGTTTTTTGGTTAA
- a CDS encoding HAD family hydrolase, whose product MRKIGFLVKLHKEKKLHGLMVERIFLKKHKIKHVWFDLDGTLVKRSDAFTKAHAQLRYETYAKAVGKPLTEKLKTEFEGLYAKQGSNSAVFRSLGFPSDFWQKCFSQLDKSRYYKPVKAVTLTLKRLKDKVPISLFTNLRSEGVDKTLQLIDIDKAWFTFIVTGDDIQERKPAQDGFYEMIKRSQVPAEEILYVGDRVTVDILPAKKVGMKTCLVWSISDQADYSFKNFEDLLSLFK is encoded by the coding sequence ATGAGAAAAATAGGTTTTTTGGTTAAGTTACACAAAGAAAAAAAGCTCCATGGATTGATGGTAGAAAGAATTTTCCTGAAGAAACACAAGATAAAGCATGTTTGGTTTGATCTTGATGGAACCTTGGTGAAAAGGTCAGACGCATTTACTAAAGCGCATGCTCAGCTTCGTTATGAGACCTATGCCAAGGCTGTTGGCAAACCGTTAACTGAAAAACTAAAGACGGAGTTTGAAGGGCTGTATGCCAAGCAGGGAAGCAATTCAGCTGTCTTTCGATCACTTGGATTTCCTTCTGATTTCTGGCAGAAATGCTTTAGTCAGTTGGACAAGTCTCGTTATTACAAGCCGGTAAAGGCCGTCACGCTAACCTTGAAAAGATTAAAGGACAAAGTTCCTATCTCTCTTTTCACTAACCTCAGGTCTGAGGGGGTTGACAAGACACTCCAGCTTATCGACATAGACAAGGCCTGGTTTACGTTTATCGTTACCGGAGATGATATTCAAGAGAGAAAGCCAGCACAGGACGGTTTTTACGAAATGATAAAACGTTCACAGGTACCTGCAGAAGAAATTCTCTATGTGGGTGATAGAGTAACCGTAGATATCCTCCCTGCAAAAAAGGTGGGGATGAAAACCTGCTTAGTATGGAGTATTTCTGACCAAGCAGATTACTCTTTTAAGAACTTTGAAGACCTGTTAAGCCTTTTTAAGTGA
- a CDS encoding transcription initiation factor IIB, whose protein sequence is MSTFVKKCPECGGINLWLNKEKGEIICKDCGLVVEEKMVDFTQEWREFDSDQDERRRRTGAPMTYTQYDQGLGTEVGRKADIYGLDGKDRNKFFRLRKWQYRISTAIERNLKLALAELKRVSSYLKLPKSVEEESARIYTLAVQRGLVRGRSMESVVAGALYAACRRHDVPRTLDELSEASGIEKKEIGRTYRFVTRELGITILPSNPADYIARFASALRLNAETQSKSIEILEQAQKSELTSGRGPTGIAAAALYVSALIHGEKRTQREVADVAGVTEVTIRNRYKELLDELDLEREIKKTKKKKRGD, encoded by the coding sequence ATGTCAACATTTGTTAAAAAGTGTCCAGAATGTGGGGGGATTAATCTTTGGCTGAACAAAGAAAAAGGAGAGATCATCTGTAAAGACTGTGGTCTTGTCGTGGAAGAAAAGATGGTTGACTTCACGCAAGAATGGCGTGAGTTTGATTCTGATCAGGATGAACGGAGACGAAGAACAGGCGCTCCTATGACCTATACCCAGTACGACCAAGGTCTGGGTACAGAGGTTGGTAGGAAAGCAGACATCTATGGACTTGACGGAAAAGACCGCAATAAATTCTTCAGGCTCAGAAAATGGCAGTACCGTATTAGCACGGCTATTGAACGAAACCTCAAACTGGCATTGGCAGAATTGAAGCGAGTAAGTTCCTATTTAAAGCTCCCGAAATCTGTGGAAGAAGAGTCTGCACGAATCTATACGCTGGCGGTTCAGCGTGGTCTTGTCAGAGGAAGATCAATGGAAAGTGTTGTTGCAGGTGCTCTTTATGCAGCCTGTCGTCGCCATGATGTACCACGAACATTAGATGAACTCTCTGAAGCTTCGGGCATTGAAAAGAAAGAAATTGGACGAACCTACCGTTTTGTCACCCGAGAACTAGGTATTACTATCTTACCAAGTAACCCTGCTGATTATATCGCACGGTTTGCCTCAGCCTTACGGTTGAATGCAGAAACTCAATCGAAGAGTATTGAAATTCTTGAACAGGCACAAAAGTCAGAGTTAACCTCAGGAAGAGGACCAACAGGAATTGCTGCTGCCGCTTTGTATGTCTCAGCCCTAATTCATGGTGAGAAACGGACACAGCGAGAGGTAGCTGATGTTGCTGGGGTTACCGAAGTAACTATTCGAAATAGATACAAAGAACTTCTGGATGAGCTCGATTTAGAGCGCGAAATCAAGAAAACCAAGAAAAAGAAACGCGGGGATTAA